A genome region from Sphingorhabdus sp. SMR4y includes the following:
- the prsR gene encoding PEP-CTERM-box response regulator transcription factor, with protein sequence MMPHREQPPKEKLLIVEDDPGLQKQLKWAYDDFEVIIAGDRETAIEKLRSEEPDVVTLDLGLPPDPDGTTEGFATMEAILSLKPDTKVIVASGHGEKASALRAISGGAWDFYQKPVDIDELGLIVRRAFHVRNLEQENASLAAKSNGEGYILGGIITGAPEMLKVAQMVERVANTNASVMLLGASGTGKELLARGLHDCSDRRDKAFVAINCAAIPENLLESELFGHEKGAFTGAIKTTEGKIEQADGGTLFLDEVGDIPLPLQVKLLRFLQERVIERIGGRKAIAVDTRIVCATHQNLETMISTNDFREDLYYRLAEIVIKIPPLAERSGDASLLARHFQKKFAAEINPAVKGLAPDALAALEAWHWPGNVRELENRIKRAVIMADGKMVSAHDLDLDVDENAATDLLNLKAAREAADRSAILRAISQTSGNISNAAKLLGISRPTLYDLLKQYKLQQAS encoded by the coding sequence ATGATGCCACATAGAGAGCAACCACCAAAAGAGAAGCTGCTGATCGTCGAAGACGATCCGGGTCTGCAGAAACAGCTGAAATGGGCTTATGACGATTTCGAGGTGATTATCGCTGGCGATCGCGAAACCGCGATCGAGAAGCTGCGCTCGGAAGAGCCGGATGTCGTGACACTCGACCTTGGTCTGCCGCCGGATCCGGATGGCACCACCGAAGGTTTTGCAACGATGGAGGCGATATTGAGCCTGAAGCCCGATACCAAGGTCATTGTTGCATCCGGCCATGGCGAGAAAGCCAGCGCGCTGCGCGCCATTTCCGGCGGTGCCTGGGACTTTTACCAGAAACCGGTGGACATTGACGAGTTGGGCCTGATCGTCCGTCGGGCTTTTCATGTCCGCAATCTGGAACAGGAAAATGCCAGCCTGGCCGCCAAGAGCAATGGCGAAGGTTATATATTGGGCGGCATTATCACGGGCGCGCCGGAAATGCTGAAAGTGGCTCAAATGGTCGAGCGCGTGGCCAATACCAATGCGTCGGTGATGCTTCTGGGCGCCAGCGGAACCGGCAAGGAGTTGCTGGCCAGAGGTCTGCACGATTGCAGCGACCGGCGCGACAAGGCCTTTGTCGCAATCAATTGTGCGGCCATTCCCGAAAACCTTCTGGAATCCGAATTGTTCGGCCATGAAAAGGGTGCATTTACCGGGGCCATCAAGACGACCGAGGGGAAGATCGAACAGGCGGATGGCGGCACCCTGTTCCTCGATGAAGTTGGCGATATCCCATTGCCGCTGCAGGTCAAATTGCTGCGCTTTCTCCAGGAGCGGGTGATCGAGCGGATTGGCGGGCGCAAGGCCATCGCTGTCGACACGCGGATCGTGTGTGCGACCCACCAGAATCTTGAAACCATGATCAGCACCAATGATTTTCGCGAGGATCTATATTATCGCCTGGCCGAAATCGTCATCAAGATTCCGCCTCTTGCCGAACGATCAGGGGATGCCAGCCTGCTTGCCCGGCATTTCCAGAAGAAATTTGCTGCCGAGATCAATCCGGCCGTCAAGGGGCTGGCGCCCGACGCTCTGGCTGCGCTGGAAGCCTGGCACTGGCCCGGCAATGTCCGCGAACTGGAAAACCGGATCAAGCGTGCGGTGATCATGGCTGATGGCAAAATGGTCAGCGCCCATGATCTCGACCTGGATGTCGATGAAAATGCCGCAACTGATCTGCTGAACCTGAAAGCGGCGCGCGAGGCGGCCGACCGATCGGCGATCCTGCGCGCGATTTCCCAGACCAGCGGTAATATATCCAATGCTGCCAAATTGCTCGGGATCAGCCGTCCGACGCTTTATGATCTGCTCAAGCAATATAAGTTGCAGCAAGCCAGCTGA
- the prsK gene encoding XrtA/PEP-CTERM system histidine kinase PrsK yields the protein MASLLDYISLFGHGIAAALFGALAIWQFQRKIDRNSKQVWLIIAITLTSFWALSIAVEGYLSPISRFSESLRNFAWLAFMFILLRAGEGRDEPKTVNGIYAALAFVLLGQLLVDSMIPAFSDSPNLESVTLYTSLVLRMIFAVGALVLVHNLYSISAPETRWGIRLPMASLAAIWTYDLNLFTITYLTQSTPLELHAMRGPMMAVIAPILALASLRNTEWNLKLSRSVAFRSLSLVAIGSYLLMMVVIATALQIIGGDYARLAQISFLFGATIGALLLLPSGRFRAWFKVKLAKNFFQHRYDYRSEWIRFTDTIGRPGPESAPFHERVIKAIADITESPAGILLMPDESGQLVLQSRWNWSSLDVPARACTTQTIPFLERTNHIVEFDALRAGKDDQCDAAAIPDWMSKDDQAWVAVPLVHFDRLAGLMLLARPRIDRKLDWEDLDMLRVVGRQVASYLAESRSQETLSEAQRFDEFNRRMAFIMHDIKNLVSQLSLLARNAKRHADNPEFQSDMIETLQDSADKMNGLLERLSQHNKSNPEEPKSVKVADLIRSIIEKKRLLHSLESSHVEDLTVFADPARVEQILGNLIQNAIDASPDGQTITINARRRDLSVAIEVCDQGTGMSAEFIRNQLFKPFASSKQGGFGIGAYEARELARAMKGRLEVESTENVGSRFTLILPLATHLPNDIPADERAA from the coding sequence ATGGCGTCGCTTCTCGATTATATCAGCCTGTTCGGACATGGCATAGCGGCCGCGCTTTTCGGCGCGCTGGCGATCTGGCAGTTCCAGCGCAAGATCGACCGCAACAGCAAGCAGGTCTGGTTGATCATCGCGATCACGCTGACCAGTTTCTGGGCGCTGTCAATCGCGGTTGAAGGCTATCTGTCACCGATATCGCGATTTTCCGAAAGCCTGCGCAATTTTGCCTGGCTCGCCTTCATGTTCATCCTGCTGCGCGCAGGCGAGGGGCGCGACGAGCCGAAAACGGTGAATGGCATCTATGCTGCACTTGCCTTTGTGCTTCTTGGCCAGTTGCTCGTCGATTCCATGATTCCCGCCTTTTCAGACAGTCCGAATCTGGAAAGCGTGACCCTGTATACATCGCTGGTTTTGCGGATGATCTTTGCCGTCGGCGCGCTGGTGCTTGTGCACAATCTCTATTCGATTTCCGCGCCGGAAACCCGCTGGGGTATCCGGCTGCCGATGGCATCGCTCGCGGCGATCTGGACTTACGATCTCAACCTGTTCACGATCACCTATCTCACCCAGAGCACGCCGCTGGAACTGCATGCAATGCGTGGACCGATGATGGCGGTGATCGCGCCGATCCTGGCGCTTGCATCCTTGCGCAACACCGAATGGAACCTGAAACTGTCGCGCAGCGTTGCCTTCCGCTCCTTGTCGCTGGTGGCGATCGGCAGCTATTTGCTGATGATGGTCGTGATCGCGACAGCGTTGCAGATCATCGGCGGCGACTATGCCCGCCTTGCCCAGATCAGCTTCCTGTTCGGGGCGACCATCGGCGCCTTGCTGCTGCTGCCGTCGGGCCGTTTTCGTGCCTGGTTCAAGGTCAAGCTGGCCAAGAATTTTTTCCAGCATCGTTATGATTACCGGTCGGAGTGGATCCGCTTCACTGATACGATCGGGCGGCCCGGACCCGAAAGCGCGCCCTTCCACGAACGCGTGATCAAGGCGATCGCGGATATAACGGAATCGCCCGCCGGCATTTTGCTGATGCCCGACGAGTCTGGCCAACTGGTGCTGCAATCGCGCTGGAACTGGTCGTCGCTCGACGTCCCGGCGCGTGCCTGTACGACCCAAACCATCCCCTTTCTGGAGCGCACCAATCATATCGTCGAATTCGACGCCTTGCGTGCGGGCAAGGATGACCAGTGCGATGCCGCCGCCATTCCCGACTGGATGAGCAAGGATGACCAGGCGTGGGTAGCGGTTCCGCTGGTACATTTCGATCGGCTTGCCGGCCTGATGCTGCTGGCCCGGCCCAGGATCGATCGCAAACTGGATTGGGAAGATCTGGATATGCTGCGCGTGGTCGGTCGCCAGGTCGCCAGCTATCTGGCGGAATCGCGCAGTCAGGAGACCCTGTCGGAGGCGCAAAGGTTTGACGAGTTCAATCGCCGGATGGCCTTCATCATGCACGATATCAAGAATCTTGTCAGCCAGCTCAGTCTGCTCGCGCGCAATGCCAAGCGCCATGCCGACAATCCGGAATTCCAGTCGGACATGATCGAAACACTGCAGGATTCAGCCGACAAGATGAACGGTTTGCTGGAACGCCTGTCGCAGCACAACAAGAGCAATCCGGAAGAACCGAAGTCGGTCAAGGTAGCCGATCTGATCCGCTCTATTATCGAGAAGAAGCGCTTGCTGCACAGTCTGGAAAGCAGTCATGTGGAAGACCTGACGGTCTTCGCGGATCCTGCAAGGGTTGAACAGATTCTGGGCAATCTGATCCAGAACGCGATTGACGCCAGCCCGGACGGCCAGACGATAACGATCAACGCGCGCCGGCGCGACCTGAGCGTGGCGATCGAAGTCTGTGATCAGGGAACGGGTATGTCCGCCGAATTCATCCGCAACCAGCTTTTCAAACCCTTTGCATCGAGCAAGCAGGGCGGGTTCGGCATTGGCGCCTATGAAGCTCGCGAACTGGCGAGGGCAATGAAGGGGCGTCTGGAAGTCGAAAGCACCGAGAATGTGGGGAGCCGGTTCACCTTGATTCTCCCGCTCGCCACGCATCTACCGAATGATATTCCCGCAGACGAAAGGGCAGCATGA
- a CDS encoding amidohydrolase: MKYRALLALAAGGSLLAGCTASAADTNSASATAPIQSSKPARTAFPSTYRAYPSVPTAITGVTIYDGEGGRIDRGTVFMAGGKISSIGGPETAIPADTTIIDGTGKFVTPGIIDVHSHLGDYPTPSVAAHDDGNEATSPVTPEVWAEHSVWPQDPGFSRAMANGGITALQILPGSANLFGGRSVTLKNVPSRTVQGMKFPGAPYGMKMACGENPKRVYGSRNRMPSTRMGNLALNRQTWIDAQDYRDKRKAGKSQKRDLGKETLAGVLDGDILVHNHCYRADELAQIIDMSKEFGYKVTAFHHAVESYKIADMLAEEGICSAVWADWWGFKMEAYDAIPENAALLQKAGACVIIHSDDENQIQRLNQEAAKALADGRAMGIEISDAQAIRWITLNPAKAMGIDAMTGSLNPGKMADLVLWNDNPLSVYARPEKVWIDGALMFDSADPNRRPVSDFELGQPGEGDVK, encoded by the coding sequence ATGAAATATCGGGCTTTGCTGGCGCTGGCTGCCGGCGGATCGCTATTGGCTGGCTGCACGGCCAGCGCGGCGGATACCAATTCGGCGAGCGCTACGGCGCCAATTCAGTCGAGCAAGCCTGCAAGGACTGCCTTTCCCTCCACCTACAGAGCGTATCCTTCGGTTCCCACTGCCATCACCGGCGTGACCATTTACGACGGTGAGGGCGGCCGGATCGACCGCGGGACAGTGTTTATGGCGGGCGGCAAGATTTCCTCGATTGGTGGCCCCGAAACCGCGATACCGGCCGATACGACGATCATCGACGGCACCGGTAAATTTGTGACGCCGGGCATCATTGATGTGCACAGCCATCTGGGTGATTATCCGACGCCCAGCGTGGCGGCTCATGATGATGGCAACGAAGCCACTTCACCGGTCACGCCGGAAGTCTGGGCCGAACATAGCGTCTGGCCGCAGGACCCCGGCTTTTCCCGTGCCATGGCGAATGGCGGTATCACGGCGCTGCAGATCCTGCCCGGTTCGGCCAATCTGTTCGGAGGTCGCTCGGTGACGCTGAAAAACGTGCCTTCGCGAACCGTGCAGGGGATGAAATTTCCCGGCGCGCCTTATGGGATGAAAATGGCCTGTGGCGAAAATCCGAAGCGGGTTTACGGCAGCCGTAACCGCATGCCGTCCACCCGCATGGGCAATCTTGCACTCAACCGGCAGACCTGGATTGATGCGCAGGACTATCGCGACAAGCGCAAGGCCGGCAAGAGCCAGAAGCGCGACCTGGGCAAGGAAACGCTGGCCGGCGTGCTGGATGGCGATATTCTCGTCCACAATCACTGCTATCGCGCCGACGAGCTGGCCCAGATCATCGATATGTCGAAGGAATTCGGCTACAAGGTCACCGCCTTCCATCACGCGGTCGAAAGCTACAAGATCGCCGACATGCTGGCCGAAGAGGGGATTTGCTCGGCCGTCTGGGCCGACTGGTGGGGATTCAAGATGGAAGCCTATGACGCGATCCCGGAAAACGCGGCGCTGCTGCAGAAGGCCGGCGCCTGTGTGATCATCCATAGCGATGACGAGAACCAGATCCAGCGGCTCAACCAGGAAGCCGCCAAGGCGCTCGCCGATGGCCGGGCGATGGGCATAGAGATCAGCGACGCGCAGGCGATCCGCTGGATCACGCTCAACCCGGCAAAAGCCATGGGCATCGATGCAATGACCGGTAGCCTGAATCCCGGCAAGATGGCTGATCTGGTACTCTGGAATGATAATCCTCTCAGCGTTTACGCGCGGCCCGAGAAGGTCTGGATTGACGGTGCGCTGATGTTTGACAGCGCCGACCCGAACCGGAGACCCGTCAGCGACTTTGAACTCGGCCAGCCCGGTGAAGGAGACGTGAAATGA
- a CDS encoding nitroreductase, producing the protein MTEKQFNDLSSLARYLPSRRSGRPRDMVAPGPGKSQIEEIVAIALRTPDHGKLAPWRVVAVGDDQRSRLVEGIHKAYLKERPDAGRMELESLESMARQAPTLLVLIYSPVESTKIPLWEQELSCGAFAMNILHATHALGFVGSWITGWPAFNDDVRDLFGAAPEKIAGFLFLGTAGAELSERPRPDLEQILSFWDPATQD; encoded by the coding sequence ATGACCGAAAAGCAATTCAACGATCTCAGCAGCCTTGCCCGCTATCTTCCCTCCCGCCGGTCCGGACGGCCGCGCGATATGGTCGCCCCCGGGCCCGGCAAGTCGCAGATTGAAGAGATTGTCGCAATCGCCCTGCGCACGCCGGACCATGGCAAGCTGGCGCCCTGGCGCGTGGTTGCGGTCGGCGACGATCAGCGCAGCCGGTTGGTCGAGGGCATCCACAAGGCCTATCTGAAAGAACGACCGGATGCCGGCCGAATGGAGCTCGAATCGCTCGAGTCGATGGCCCGACAGGCACCGACCCTGCTTGTCCTGATCTATTCGCCGGTCGAATCGACCAAAATCCCGCTATGGGAACAGGAACTCAGCTGCGGCGCCTTTGCCATGAACATTCTTCACGCTACCCACGCCCTGGGCTTTGTCGGTAGCTGGATCACCGGCTGGCCGGCCTTCAATGACGATGTCCGCGACCTGTTTGGTGCAGCTCCGGAGAAAATTGCCGGTTTCCTTTTTCTCGGGACGGCCGGCGCCGAATTGTCCGAACGCCCCCGGCCCGATCTGGAACAAATATTGTCCTTCTGGGATCCGGCAACGCAAGATTAG
- a CDS encoding peptide MFS transporter, producing the protein MAGAYLESGDAKGTFLGHPKGLFVLFFAEMWERFSYYGMRALLIFYLTKHWLFSDSESGIIYGAYTALVYITPVVGGYLADKYLGQRKAVLFGAVLLTLGHFFMAFEGDAGVGHADNPIISVFWLALALIIVGSGFLKANISVIVGQLYPRTDVRRDGAYTIFYMGINLGAALGSLLCGYIGETYGWAYGFGLAGIGMLLGLIVFIWGKPLLLGRGEAKDPELLNKPVGGLKLEWWMYIIGLVLVGICWLAIQFQDMVGYVLGLFGGALVLYVLVTAVTKLASDERDRIFAAMFLILTSIIFWALFEQAGSSLNLFTDRHVDRAGVPASTFQSINAIYIILLAPVFATVWTVMGRKGIEPSAPFKFGLGVVQVGLGFLVLVWGAQSAGLENATPVIFIFLIYLLHTTGELCLSPVGLSAMNRLAPAHMASLIMGTWFFASATGNFAAGLIASATGAEGVGEEAGKQVVLDVYSTVGWVAIAVGIGVLVVSPLIRNLMHLDTLKDDNVGDDLEGQREVGEPQAAGVHPSIKS; encoded by the coding sequence ATGGCGGGAGCGTATCTGGAATCGGGTGATGCAAAGGGAACATTCCTTGGTCATCCCAAAGGGCTGTTCGTTCTGTTTTTTGCAGAAATGTGGGAACGTTTTTCCTATTATGGCATGCGCGCCCTGTTGATATTCTATCTGACCAAGCACTGGCTCTTTTCCGATAGCGAATCCGGGATCATTTACGGCGCCTATACGGCGCTGGTCTATATTACGCCGGTCGTCGGCGGTTATCTGGCTGACAAATATCTCGGGCAACGAAAGGCAGTACTATTTGGTGCCGTGCTGCTCACATTGGGACATTTTTTCATGGCTTTCGAGGGCGATGCGGGGGTTGGTCATGCCGACAATCCGATCATCAGCGTCTTCTGGCTGGCCCTCGCGCTGATCATCGTCGGTTCCGGTTTTCTGAAAGCCAATATCTCGGTGATCGTCGGCCAGCTCTATCCCCGTACCGATGTGCGGCGCGACGGCGCCTATACCATCTTCTATATGGGCATCAATCTCGGCGCCGCGCTGGGGTCGCTGCTTTGTGGCTATATCGGTGAAACCTATGGCTGGGCTTATGGTTTCGGTCTGGCCGGGATCGGAATGCTGCTTGGCCTGATCGTTTTCATCTGGGGCAAGCCGTTGCTGCTTGGTCGCGGCGAAGCCAAGGATCCGGAACTTCTGAACAAGCCTGTCGGCGGACTGAAACTGGAATGGTGGATGTATATCATCGGTCTGGTGCTGGTGGGTATCTGCTGGCTGGCCATCCAGTTCCAAGATATGGTCGGCTACGTGCTCGGCCTGTTCGGCGGCGCGCTGGTTCTCTATGTGCTGGTCACTGCCGTTACGAAGCTGGCGTCTGATGAACGGGACCGCATCTTTGCGGCCATGTTCCTGATCCTGACTTCGATCATATTCTGGGCTCTGTTCGAGCAGGCTGGTTCTTCGCTGAACCTGTTCACCGACCGTCATGTCGACCGGGCCGGTGTTCCCGCCTCGACCTTCCAGTCGATCAACGCGATCTACATTATCCTGCTGGCGCCGGTATTTGCCACAGTCTGGACAGTGATGGGACGCAAGGGCATCGAGCCATCCGCTCCGTTCAAATTCGGACTGGGTGTCGTCCAGGTTGGTCTCGGCTTTCTGGTTCTGGTCTGGGGCGCGCAGTCTGCCGGACTTGAAAATGCAACGCCGGTGATCTTCATCTTCCTGATCTACCTGCTGCACACAACCGGTGAACTCTGCCTGTCTCCGGTCGGTCTGTCGGCCATGAACCGACTGGCACCCGCACACATGGCAAGCCTGATCATGGGGACGTGGTTCTTCGCATCGGCAACGGGCAATTTTGCCGCGGGTCTTATCGCATCTGCCACTGGCGCAGAAGGTGTGGGAGAGGAAGCCGGCAAGCAGGTGGTGCTGGACGTCTATTCCACCGTTGGCTGGGTAGCGATTGCCGTAGGCATTGGTGTGCTCGTGGTGTCGCCGCTGATCAGAAATCTGATGCATCTCGACACGCTGAAGGACGACAATGTCGGCGATGATCTGGAAGGCCAGCGGGAAGTGGGCGAGCCACAGGCTGCCGGGGTCCATCCGTCGATCAAATCATAA
- a CDS encoding tetratricopeptide repeat protein, giving the protein MTIALVQKLRLTSKPVLLGLALAVALAAAPSAIYGASEGNEEARAAFAKAAQFRAQRDARSARIELMNAIKADPDWIAPRVAQAKVLLKLRDGIGAEAELDRAVQLGIDPAAVRHLYGHAYSLQGKVDKAREQLSASDIPPEYAGYAARILGRVALQMGDESLAGAAYNRAMALDRTNPDLWVDIARFRSASGDQAGATNAVDEAVRLDPVNVRALQYRGELLRFQFGLGAALPWFERALQLDPNDIPLLTEYAATLGDMGRMTDMLAIARKIIALDGKNPRAFFMQAVLAARAGKYDLARRLMQKTDGVIDNVPAVLLVQGIIAHGEGNHNAAVDKFQRLVSMQPNNRQAQNLLARSLYLAGSAGDAVDILIPQVNRSGADPYALWLAGRALESIGERGQAAAVMNRAAVHDYGRESAFMAAAPLNVLRAEAQRNPSDARVVVPYIRALYNAADYDAAFAEAKRLQQGNKGASAAHILVADVAAAMGNYDEALDALEQARNIRFSESVMLRLVEVLRARGDMQQAGEDLAQYLSYNPGNIAGLRWMAYAHLETESWSVAAQILENLRERIGDNDALIMAGLTQAYTGLGETDKAIAAGRIAYRVQPSSPVVTHLYGLALLADESRRKNAISLLKKAVAIMPDNPVYRKSLRLAYARQRAGQGKGTG; this is encoded by the coding sequence ATGACGATTGCTCTTGTCCAGAAACTCCGGCTGACCAGCAAACCGGTCCTGCTGGGTCTGGCGCTGGCAGTGGCTCTGGCCGCTGCTCCGTCGGCCATCTATGGCGCCAGTGAGGGCAATGAAGAAGCGCGCGCCGCCTTCGCCAAGGCCGCGCAATTCCGTGCTCAGCGGGACGCTCGATCAGCGCGGATCGAACTGATGAATGCGATCAAGGCCGATCCGGACTGGATTGCCCCGCGCGTCGCACAGGCGAAAGTGCTGCTGAAGCTCAGGGATGGTATCGGGGCGGAGGCGGAACTGGACCGGGCGGTGCAACTCGGCATCGATCCTGCGGCGGTGCGGCATCTCTATGGCCATGCCTATTCGCTGCAAGGCAAGGTGGACAAGGCGCGCGAACAACTGTCGGCCAGTGACATCCCGCCTGAATACGCGGGCTATGCGGCCCGGATATTGGGCAGGGTCGCGCTGCAGATGGGCGATGAGTCACTGGCAGGCGCGGCCTATAACCGGGCCATGGCGCTGGACCGTACAAATCCGGACCTGTGGGTCGATATCGCCCGCTTTCGTTCGGCCTCCGGGGATCAGGCGGGCGCGACCAATGCGGTTGACGAAGCCGTCAGGCTGGACCCTGTCAATGTCCGGGCGCTGCAATATCGCGGCGAGCTGCTGCGCTTCCAGTTCGGACTGGGGGCGGCCTTGCCCTGGTTCGAACGGGCGCTCCAGCTTGATCCCAATGATATCCCCTTGCTGACTGAATATGCGGCAACATTGGGGGATATGGGCCGGATGACCGACATGCTGGCCATCGCCCGCAAGATTATCGCGCTCGATGGCAAAAACCCGCGGGCTTTTTTCATGCAGGCGGTGCTCGCTGCCCGGGCCGGCAAATATGATCTTGCCAGACGGTTGATGCAGAAAACAGATGGTGTGATCGACAATGTTCCGGCGGTTCTGCTGGTGCAGGGCATTATCGCCCATGGCGAAGGCAATCACAATGCCGCCGTGGACAAGTTCCAGCGACTGGTTTCGATGCAGCCGAACAACCGGCAGGCGCAAAATCTGCTGGCGCGGTCGCTCTATCTTGCCGGAAGTGCAGGCGATGCGGTCGATATCCTGATTCCGCAGGTCAATCGCAGCGGCGCCGATCCCTATGCCTTGTGGCTGGCGGGCCGGGCGCTGGAATCGATCGGCGAGCGGGGGCAGGCGGCCGCGGTCATGAACCGCGCCGCCGTTCATGATTATGGCCGGGAAAGCGCCTTCATGGCGGCTGCGCCGCTCAATGTGTTGCGGGCTGAGGCCCAACGCAATCCTAGCGATGCCCGGGTGGTCGTGCCTTATATCCGGGCGCTGTATAATGCTGCCGACTATGATGCCGCCTTCGCCGAAGCCAAGCGCTTGCAGCAGGGCAACAAGGGCGCGAGTGCTGCGCATATACTGGTCGCCGATGTGGCGGCGGCCATGGGCAATTATGACGAGGCTCTGGATGCGCTGGAACAGGCGCGTAATATCCGTTTTTCCGAATCGGTGATGCTGCGTCTTGTCGAAGTGTTGCGGGCCAGGGGAGATATGCAGCAAGCGGGTGAAGATCTGGCACAATATCTTAGCTATAATCCCGGCAATATCGCCGGTTTGCGCTGGATGGCCTATGCCCATCTGGAAACCGAAAGCTGGTCGGTCGCTGCTCAGATACTCGAAAATCTGCGCGAGCGGATCGGCGACAATGATGCCCTGATCATGGCGGGGCTGACGCAGGCCTATACCGGTCTCGGGGAGACCGATAAGGCGATTGCCGCAGGCCGGATAGCCTATCGAGTGCAGCCGTCAAGTCCGGTGGTGACGCATCTCTATGGACTGGCCCTGCTGGCCGATGAGAGCCGCCGGAAAAATGCCATCAGCCTGCTGAAAAAGGCAGTGGCGATCATGCCGGACAATCCGGTCTATCGCAAAAGCCTGCGGCTTGCTTATGCAAGGCAGCGTGCGGGGCAGGGGAAAGGCACGGGCTGA
- a CDS encoding GntR family transcriptional regulator yields MNNSNKPVYLKLRDIISDSILDGEYGEGDMLPSVRVFAAEQGANPLTVAKAYQGFQEDGLVTVKRGVGMFVAAGAKNRLRLAQREDFIRNIWPPVERQMKRLDLSIDDLVKSNA; encoded by the coding sequence ATGAACAACAGCAACAAACCGGTCTATCTGAAATTGCGGGACATTATTTCCGATTCCATATTGGATGGGGAATATGGCGAAGGCGATATGTTGCCGTCGGTCCGCGTGTTTGCAGCGGAACAGGGCGCCAACCCGCTGACCGTCGCCAAAGCCTATCAGGGCTTTCAGGAAGACGGGCTGGTCACGGTGAAGCGCGGCGTCGGCATGTTCGTCGCAGCCGGTGCGAAAAACCGCCTGCGGCTCGCGCAAAGAGAAGATTTCATCAGGAATATCTGGCCTCCGGTCGAACGCCAGATGAAACGGCTGGACCTGTCGATCGATGATCTGGTGAAAAGCAACGCCTGA
- a CDS encoding amidohydrolase family protein yields the protein MKRFSLLLASAAALIAAPVAAQTTAITGGKLVIGDGSAPIEGGTVLIRNDRVVAAGANISIPADARRIDASGKWVTPGIFAGFSRIGLVEVGAVSQTNDMNASRSPFSAALDVQYAINPFASAVAVNRAAGVTRAVVSPSTSDSIFGGFGAIADLGQDEYPITRARAFQFVELGETGHRRAGGSRSASHIHFRALLEEARTYARNPSAFDSDLLKASDAKALLPVINGSTKLLIHVESANDILKVLGLRKDFPALKMVLVGANEGWRVADHIAAAGVPVLASALADLPYGFEDLASTQSNIGRMKDAGVKVAIGMINDRDAHQLRYSVQYAGNLVALNKVPRATGLSWDEAFAAISSGPAEIMDMGGQLGSLKAGRQADVVIWTGDPLELSTQVEKVIIDGVDQSLSNRQMRLRDRYANPAPGALPKAYDR from the coding sequence ATGAAGCGTTTTTCTCTGTTGCTCGCCTCCGCTGCGGCGCTGATTGCCGCGCCGGTTGCCGCCCAGACCACCGCGATTACCGGTGGCAAGCTTGTCATCGGTGACGGCAGCGCGCCGATTGAAGGCGGCACGGTATTGATCCGCAACGACCGGGTTGTCGCTGCCGGTGCCAATATTTCCATTCCCGCCGATGCGCGACGGATCGACGCCAGTGGCAAATGGGTAACGCCCGGCATTTTCGCCGGATTCAGCCGGATAGGTCTGGTCGAGGTCGGCGCGGTCAGCCAGACCAATGACATGAATGCCAGCCGTTCGCCCTTTTCCGCTGCGCTCGATGTGCAATATGCGATCAACCCATTTGCTTCCGCCGTTGCCGTAAACCGTGCCGCCGGAGTAACCCGAGCGGTTGTCTCTCCGAGCACGTCCGACTCCATTTTCGGAGGTTTCGGTGCGATTGCCGATCTTGGCCAGGATGAATATCCGATCACCCGGGCGCGCGCGTTTCAATTTGTCGAACTGGGTGAAACCGGCCACCGCAGGGCAGGGGGCAGCCGTTCCGCCTCGCACATTCACTTCCGCGCGCTGCTCGAGGAGGCTCGCACGTATGCGCGCAATCCGTCAGCCTTTGACAGCGATTTGCTCAAGGCATCGGATGCCAAAGCGTTGTTGCCGGTGATCAACGGCAGCACCAAATTGCTCATCCATGTCGAGAGCGCCAATGACATTCTGAAAGTCCTCGGCCTGCGCAAGGATTTCCCGGCCCTGAAAATGGTGCTGGTCGGTGCCAATGAAGGCTGGCGGGTTGCCGATCATATCGCCGCAGCGGGCGTGCCGGTGCTGGCATCTGCGCTTGCCGACCTGCCTTATGGTTTCGAGGACCTGGCTTCGACCCAGTCCAATATCGGGCGGATGAAGGATGCCGGTGTCAAGGTAGCCATTGGCATGATCAACGACCGGGATGCGCACCAGCTGCGCTATTCAGTGCAATATGCCGGTAATCTTGTCGCGCTCAACAAGGTGCCGCGCGCAACCGGACTTAGCTGGGACGAGGCCTTTGCCGCGATCAGCTCGGGGCCTGCAGAAATCATGGACATGGGCGGGCAACTGGGCTCGCTCAAGGCCGGTCGCCAGGCCGATGTGGTAATCTGGACCGGCGATCCGCTGGAGCTGTCGACCCAGGTGGAAAAGGTGATCATCGACGGCGTTGACCAGTCGCTCAGCAACCGCCAGATGCGCCTGCGCGACCGCTATGCCAATCCGGCTCCGGGCGCCTTGCCAAAGGCCTATGACCGCTAG